The genome window TGTCCTACCGCACGGCTGCAAGCGGCTGTAGCTGGTTTTGCGGGTGATTGACCCGACAGAATATGAACAGTCAAATACCCCTCAAAACCACAATATCGCGTATTAATCCGCCCAAGGGCGATCGGCTTCGATTCGGCGTTATTGGCAGCACCTAATTTCTTGACTCAACCCGCATACAACTATAACATCCTTTAGGGCAGCCCCCCGATTTCAGACGATCGCTCGCGGTTTAATTGTGGCGAATGACTGATACCTTCTGCGGTTTGATGACTCAACTTTTCGTGAGTCTTCATCCATTTCCACTTGTGCACAGTAGCTTGAGGATTGAGCAACGTGGTAGCCACGCCGTAAACAATAGTAGGCAAAACCTCCCGATTTAACCAACTTTGTCCCAGCTTTCTCATGTAGTGCATTGCCAAAACTTCTCGAAATTTGTTAAGCCTTTGCAAAAGCGGCAAATTCTTAAAACATAACTCTTCGTACTCCTGGAGTGATAACTCTTTTTCTCCCCGCAAGCGCCGCAGTTGGTTTTCCTTGACACAATCTGAAGCTATGCGCTTCTTCAGCCAGTGCTTATCTGTGAGAGAGTTCCCTCTAATTCGATAATTTCCCAAAGGTTCTGTCGCCGCTAGCAAGCCATACTTTTGAGCAAGTTTGGTAAATAACTCTGTATCTTCTCCTACCTGCCAATCTTCTGCAAACCCGCCTTCTTCGACAAGAATGGAACGATCGACTACAACAGAAGACGGGAAAACCCAAGGGCTTTCGCCTGTCTCCTTAATCGCCTGCATTTCTGCTTTAGTTGTAGGATAGGTGGGAATATAACTCAACTTCTTACCGTGCTTGTCTAAATATCGCAAAGCGTGAGCGACAGCTTTGACTTCGGGATTGTCTGCGAGCATCTTCAAACAAACTTCTAACTTATTGGGTTCCCAGGTATCGTCGCTGTCGATAAACGCTACATACTCGCCTGTGGCGCGATATATCATTAAATTTCTCGACTTAGAAACCCCGTAATTTTGGGGATTCCTGAAGTATTGAATTCTCGAATCTTGCTCGACCAGCTTAGCAGCAACTTTTTCAGTAGCGTCAGTAGAGCAGTCATCAACAATTAAAATTTCTAGATTCTTGTGGGTGCCGTTGAGTACGGAGGCAACTGTCTCGGCCAGAGTGTCGGCAGCATTGAATGCAGGAATGATGACGCTGACTTTTTGGCTGTTCATAACTTGCATTAGGTGTGGTTTGGTAGTTGTTCGCCGAAGTACAGTCTCTAAGCAGACACTCTGACTCCTTTACGTGCAAGTACCTGCAGTCAGGAAACTTGCCTAAATACTGCCACTATAACAGGTTTACCGACCTCTGTGTTATCTACCGTAAGGAGGGGACAGCCGTTAGCAACCGGAGTGCAGACTATTATTTCGCGGGCAATTTTTATAAAACAAAGGCGACGGCTGCGAGGGATTGAGGGTTTTTTCCGGGGACTGGAGTTGTCCTAAATTCGATCGCATCTTTTTACTTAAATAGGACTTACCTAGAAAAACCCGGAATCACCCAAAATTATTGGTTCGATCGCTATACAGCTATAAAAAAATGGTTTGTGACTCAGTTCTCTTCCGGTTAATCGCTTATCATAAAATGGTTTTTAGTGCGCCAAAACCGTGGAGTGAGGAGTTTGATAATTTATGACAAACCTAATTATAATTATTTAATCAACCTCAATATTAAGAGTCAGTAAATCCTGTTCTATCGATCGACTAACCAGTCGAACAACTACCCAAAAAGGCAGGGCGGTTTAATTCTCACGAAAATCGCGAATTTGTAGGGGTAGTGCCCGTACCTACCCCCCACAGACGATTTCACAAGTTTCAGACATGGGGGCAGCCACGGGGGATTGCCCCTAGATCGAATGAAACCCCTGCCAAAAAACTTAATAAGTCTGCCATAGCAATCCTCGCATCATTGGTGAATTTCTTACGGACTCCGAGCGGGTTCGGGGAGGGTTGGGGTGGGGTAAAAAATTTACGGCTCCTGCAAGGATTGCTATATGTGTTGCATTACCATAGCCATCACCTAAAATACTGATTGTTTTGCTGTTGCTCGATCGGGCTATGAAACAAAAATAATGTGAAAATTCAGAAGCTTTGTGAATTTGGGTTTATATGATTTGCGTCTTTAGTTTTTCCTACCGTAGATCGGCAACACCGTTTTTCTGCGTTCATCAGCTTTTTTGAAATCTGTATTTTCTCAAAAAAGATGCTTTTTCAAACTTGTTTAATTATTAAATTGCCATAAGCTCTCCCTGATTTCTCTCTTGCTATTGTACCGCGAGAGCCTCTTAGGGTCAAATCGTTTTTTCGTCTGCCATAACAGGTAATTTATCTGCGGTTGAACTTAGTAGCGCTAGGTTTTAGGGAAGACGATCGTAAAATTATACTGTAAAAAATCCTCACCCGTAAAAAAATGTTGCCAAAGTTCTCGAGCAAAGTGCAAATTTCTACTTGTTGCCTAACAGTCTTGGTGTTGGGTGGCTGCCAGCAGCAGCTACAGCCAAATTTGCAACAGCAGCGCAGCAAACAGGGGATGGCAGTTTCGGCTCACCCTCTGGCGAGCGCTGCGGGGCTGGCCCTGCTGCAACAGGGGGGCAATGCAGTGGATGCGGCGGCTGCTACGGCTTTGGCGATTTCGGTGGTGGAGCCTTTTTCGGCGGGTATCGGCGGCGGGGGTTTTTTGCTGCTGCGGCGGGCGGAAACGGGTACTGTGCAAGCGCTGGATTTCCGCGAACGAGCTCCGAAACGGGCGGCGCGGGATATGTACCTCGACAAGCAAGGGAAGGTGCGCCCAAGGGCAAGTCTGGACGGGCATTTGGCGGCGGGTATTCCGGGTACTGTTGCTGGACTTTATACGGTGCACCGCGAGTATGGTAAGTTGCCTTGGGCTGCGGTGGTGGCGCCGGCGATCGCCCTGGCTGAAAAAGGCTTTCCGGTAAGTTCGCGCTTTACCACGGCTACCGGGCGACGACAGGATGTGTTCAAAAAAAACCGGGCGGCGCGGGAGGTTTTTACTCGCGGTGGCATTTTATACCAGCCGGGTGAGCTTTTGGTGCAGCGGGATTTGGCGCGGACTTTGCGGCAGATTGCACAAAATCCGCAAAGTTTTTATACCGGGGAAATTGCGCGGGCGATCGCCGCCGACATGGCTAAAAACGGCGGCATTATCACTCTCGAAGATTTGAAAAACTATACGCCGATTTGGCGAAATCCGGTTTGCGGCAACTTTCGCACCTACGAAATTTGCGCCATGTCGCCTCCTTCTTCCGGCGGCGTTCATTTGTTGCAAATCTTAAATATTTTGGGAGATACGGATCTCAAAAGGTTGGGGAGGCAAAGTCCAGATACTTTGCACTTGCTGGCGGAGAGCATGAGGATTGCTTATGCCGATCGGGCTGAGTATTTGGGCGACCCGGATTTTGTGAGTGTACCGGTCAAAGCTCTGACTAGCAGCAATTATGTCAAATTGAGACGATCGCAAATCCAAATGTCAAAAGCCAGACCTTCCAGCGAGGTAAAAGCTGTTGACGCTGAAACTTTGAGCCGTCTCCTGTGGGAGTCTCCCGAAACTACCCACCTCACGGTAGTTGACAAAGAGCGCAATGTGGTATCTTTGACGTTTACGGTGAATGGGGGTTTTGGGGCTGGAGTCGTGGCTGCGGGTACGGGAATTTTGCTCAACAACGAGATGGATGATTTTGCAGCGGCGCCGGGAGTGCCGAACTTGTTTGGTTTGGTGGGCTCTGAGGCAAATTCGATCGCCCCGGGGAAAACTCCTTTATCGAGCATGACGCCGGTCATCGTGACAGAAAATGGCAAATTTCGCCTCGCTGCGGGGGCTCCCGGAGGCAGCACGATTATTACCACGGTGTTGCAAATTGTACTGAACGTATTGGTTTACGACATGAATGTCGGCGATGCTGTGTCTGCACCTCGCGTACACCACCAGTGGCAGCCCGATCGCCTGATGGTGGAACGGGGGGGTTTTGAGGCTGCGACGCTTTCGGAGTTGCGGCGGCGGGGACACCTGATTGTCGAAGGTGACGGCTGGGGCAATGCCAATGCGATCGTCCTGACTGCAGACGGTTGGTTAGAAGCGGCTGCCGATCGGCGCGGCGAAGGAGAAGCAAGGGGGTTTTAGTCAACAGTCAGTCGATTAGAGATTTTAGATTTTAGACTTCGGCGATCCGTCGAGTCGCCCTCAGTCGAAAAATTTTAGATTTACTCCAGAGATGAATCTGGGATGTTGAACTAGGGTCAAAAATTTTGATCCCTCTACCACAGGAATCGGGGGTTTGTAGGGTTTTTTTGGGGTAGGTCATTAGTCATTAGTCATTAGTCATTAGTCGTTAGTCATTAGCTATTAGTCATTAGTCATTTTGGAGATGGCCAACGGTATCAAAACCCGGTTTATTTTGTCTCCACTGCGTAAGTCCTGAAATTATTAGTCTCTGTACGTGTATTTTTGCCTCCGTATTTTTGCGCTGAGGTTTATCGGCTGACTAATTGCCAAGAACTACCAAAAAAGTTAACCACAAAAAGCGTAGATACACTTATGTGTAAAGTTATTGTAAAGGCACTAGACATTAATAGTTATATCATGTAAAAATTAAGTTGTGCATAGAATCAGGTTTGTATCTTCCAGGAAAAATTTATGATAATTACTCACAAAAATGCTGCCTTAACAGCTACATTAACTACTGCTCTGAGTTTGTTGGCAGCGCCAGCAATGGCATTTTCGGTAGGGGCAACTAATAACATCGAGACTTTAAAAAATAATTTATTGGGTGCTAAAACAGCGGGGTTGAGTAATTTCTCTGTTTCAATTACGGGTAATTCTGCTGCTTTTGGTACTTTCACTAATGATCCCTTCGGTTTGAGCTCGGGTGTTGTTCTGAGCACTGGTAAAGTCGCCGATATACCGGGTAAAAATCGGAAAGATAACTTCACGACAAAGGACAGCGATTTAAACACGGACTTTGGGGCTAAGGGTGAACAGGGGGATTTGACTCAGCTAAATCTCAGCTTTTTTGCTGATAGCACGGTTCAAAAGTTGTTCTTTGAATATGTATTTGCTTCTGAGGAGTTTCCTGAGTTCGGCGGTTCTCAATATAATGACGATTTTGAACTGCTGCTGAACGGCACTAATTTGGCTAAATTGAGCGACGGAAAAACAGTTACGATTAATAATCTTGTTCCAGATCCATATAATCGCTCTAAGGATCACCCAGACTATATTGACAACCCCAGTTTGACAGGTATTGCTGCTAACATCGTTAAGCTCGACGGTTTTACTAAAGTTTTAGGTTTTGAGGGTTTGCTCAAGCAAAATCAGACGAATGTTCTCAGCATCCGCATTAAAGATGTGGGCGATGGCAATTTAGATTCTGCTGTATTTATTAAAGGCGGTTCTGTGGGGACAGTTCAACCTGAGCCAGTTCCCGAACCGATGACTGTGGGGGGTTTGATGGCGGGAGGCGCTATGCTGGCTGCTGGACGAAAGTTACGCACTCGCCATAGCGGCAGTAATTAATAACGACGGAAGGAAGAAGGAAGAAGGAAGAAGGAAGAAAGAAGAAGGAAGAAGGAAAAAACTGAACAGGAACCATTTGGGCCGTTGCTGTAGTAATATCAATCTCGCTTAGGCGTGTTGGAGACAGAAACGGGGTTTGATGAACGAAAAGACCTCGTTGCAGTTCTTGAACCGGGTAAAAAAACTAGGTTTGTGCGATCGCGATCGCGTAATATCATGTCAAGTAATTTAAGCATTATGGGTACGCAGCGAGGAATGCAAGTCCTCATAAAATTATGACGACGAACCGCCTCACTACGAACCAATTTTATGGCGGTTGTTCTAGCGGACAGAATATAAGTTTTTATCCCTAATTCGCAAAGGGCGGATTTTTTTGTATTTGGAATTGCAGCAAATATTGCGGGTAAAACCCGCGTCTACAACCACTGACTAAAAACTAAATAATTTAGCTATGAACAGTACCGTCGGGTAAGATTGTACCTGTTAATGTAGTCCGGGTAAGTTTGACCATAACTCGATCGCCGTAACCAATTTTCGCTCCTGTTAAGTCAGCACCGCTCAAGTCAGCACCGCTCAAATCGGCTCCGATTAAGTTACTTTCTCTCAAGTTGGCATTGATCAAACAAGCTCCTAACAAATTAGCCCTGAACAAGTTTGCTTGGTACAAATTCGCGCCTGTGAGATTGACGTTGTGTAGAAAAGCATCGCTTAAATCGGCTTCACTCAGGTTTGCATTGCTCAAGTTTCTTCCTGAAAAATCCTTTTCTTTTAAGGAAGCTCCTTTGAAGTTGGAACCGCTCAAATCGGGAGCTTGCGGCCCAGCTTGGCGGTAAGACTGAGATGGCGGTGGCTGCGATTGGTAGCGGGATGCGTCTGAATAGGGCCCGGCAGGGTTTCCCCCATAGTTTCCCGCATAATTTCCAGCATATTTTCCTGAAGAGGGTTCAGAAGAGTAGCGGGGTTCTTTTGGGTTGGCCGGTGGTGGCTGGCTGTTTTGGTGCTGGGTGTTTGGATACTGACTATTTCTGTACTGATTGTTTTGGTACTGAGTATAGGGTTGCTGAGTGTTTTGGTACTGAGTGTTTTGGTACTGAGTATGGGGTTGCTGAGTATGGGGTTGCTGGGTATGGGGTTGCTGGGTGTTTCTGTACTGAGTATGGGGTTGCTGGCTATTTTGTTGCTGGCTATTTTGTTGCTGGGTATTTTGTTGCTGAGTGTTTCTGTACTGAGCGTTTTGTTGCTGGGTATTTTGTTGCTGGGTATTTCTGTACTGGGTGTTTTGTTGCTGGGTGTTTTGTTGCTGGGTATTTCTGTACTGGGTGTTTTGTTGCTGGGTATTTCTGTACTGGGTGTTTTGTTGCTGGGTGTTTCTGTACTGAGCGTTTTGTTGCTGGGTGTTTTGGTGCTGGGTGTGTTTGTGCTGAGTATGTTTGTGCTGAACGTTCTGATTCTGACCTCTTGGTTGAATCGATCGCAATTGTTCGCGAGCTTGATTAATTTCCTTAATCTTTTCTTCAGCTTTCTGTAGTAGTCTGGGATTGTCTTTGGGGATGCGATCGGGGTGCCAAATGAACGCTAAATCCTTGTAGGCTTGGGTAATTTCTTCTCTGGAAGCTCCCGGCAACAGTCCCAGCACTTTATAGTATTGGTCGAGGTCGTTCATTGTACCACCTTTCGCTTTAAGAAATTAGGAATTAAAAATTAAGATCGGAGCCAAAGCCGTTCTCAAAGCTTGCTTCTCCGATCGTACATTAGATGAACAATAACTCAGCTAAGCCGCTGCTGGCAAAAATTCTCGAATTCGCTGCAAGTATGTTGCTGCATCCTCCAGCATCGGAAAGTGAGCCGTATTGGGAATTATAACAAATTCTACTTTTTTGCTCAGGGAGGCCGCTTGCTCTCCCATGATGGCGGGGATAATTTGGTCAAATTCTCCGGCCACCAGCAGTGTGGGAACACTCAGCCGCGCAAATTCTTGGGGCATTTCCTCGGCTGCTCTTTTGCTGACTGCCGTCACCATTGTACCTATAGCTGCTTGCTCGTCTGCCATTAAAAAATCCTTGAGAAACCCCAGACTGACCTCTCTGGGCAGGGAACGGCGCAAAAATCGGGCCATAAACAGCCGATCGGCAAACGGGATGGATGCCAGCCAAGAAGGTCTAAATTTTACCACATAGCCGCCGAATTTGTGAAAAGTTGTAAAGGCTTTTTCATCGTATTCAAAAATCCCGCTGCAAGTGAGAATTGCTTTTTCTACTTTTTCGGGGTAAAGGTTGAGAAATAAAGTAGCAATTGAGGCACCTGTGGAGTGAGCATTGAGAAAGACGCGGCTTAAATTCAGAGATTCTAATAATTCAGCTAAGTCGCGGGCGTAGGTTTCGAGTTCGTAGCTGGACTCAGGAGGCTCTTTTGGCAAAGGCGATCGACCAAAACCTCTCATATCGTAAAGCAAACAATCAAAATCATCAGCAATAGCCCGTGCCGTGCTTTCCCAGTAGCGCGCCGAGCCCGCCCAGCCGTGCAGGAATACCATCACTGGTTTCCCGCTGTGCCCAGCGCTGTTATCTGCCGTTATCCACTCGTAATAATGTTCTACACCGCGAATAGAAATGAAAGACATGATATTGATTTGGGATTCTTAGATTTTAGATTTTAGATTTTAACTCATAATTGTTCACTAAATACCCAAATTCCCGACTTCTTAAAAAAGTCGGGAATCTCAAGACTACATCCATCCAAAAAATCTGCGTTAATCTGCGCCAATCCGCCCGCATCTGCGGTCAAAAATTACCAACATAGGAACCAATCATAAATCTTAAGCCGCAGAAGCAGCCAGCCAAAATAAACCATCTACCAAAAGCGTGCTTAACACCGCGCCGCTGAAAGCGCGCCAGTGCAGTTCTCGATCGCGCAAACTCAGCAAACCGACTGTTAGCAACACAGCGATTAAAACTAGAGCGCAACCTATGCCCCAAGGAGTTTCGATTTGACCGATCGCACTTTGAAAAATCGGCATAGCTAATTCCGGTTCCGCGTGCATAACTTGCCGCCAGTAGGGCATCAACCCTGTTAAATAAAAATATAAATCGGTAATAGCAGTACCCAATAGAGAACCTAAATAAAAATAGCTGCCAACTTTTCCCCAAGATTTGCCCAAGCACCAAATAGCAAAAGGCAAGCCAATTGCTTCTATAGGTAGATGTAAAATAGGTTCCCATCTAAACCAGCCCCAATAGATAGAACCTGCCAGCCAGCATCCGGCAAATCCTAATAATAAATCTCCCCAAAGTTGGGTTTTGGGGCGGAAAATTAGAATTAAACTCAGAACAAACCAGGGGATAGTTGACAGCAAACTGATGGTTGGATATAAACGCACTAACGGTGCTTGCACGAAGACTGGAATAGAGACTAAAAATGCTGAGGCGCTAAATATCAACCACTGTTTGATGCTGTTTGTTGTGCCTGAAGTGACAGGATTGTCGAGGCGGGCGATGGTGGCAATAGGTGCGATCGCTGAGGATACTAAATTTAGATTAAACAACTGATTGGACTCCGTATTGTTTCAATAGGTGGACTAAAAATTTTGCTGCAGTTGCGGGTGCGACAGTCTCAACCCCGGCTACGGTTTGGCTGACGTGCCAGCCTTTTGCCGTTTGGGGATCTCGCCACAAATCCAAATGTTCGATCGCGGGATCTGCATAAAAGCTTTCTCCACCGCCACCGAGAATTGCCGAACTCCAGTGCGTAAAGCGATCGTGGCTGATGCGGTGGATGGGAAAATTGCCTCCCAGGGGTACTCCCCAACCGTCTAAGGCAAAAAATGCCCCGACTTTGCCGCCGAGTTGCTGCCACATCCAAGCCGCCCCGATCGCCCCGGCTACTCCTGCCGAAAAGCTGACAAATACTAGACTTTCTCCTGCCAACTCTTCGCTGCACAAAAAATGCCAGATGTCAAGAGCTGAAAAAGGCGGATATTTATGAGCGGGAAAAATCTTGACACGATCGACTATTTGCTGGTTTGGGCGATCGGCTGCCAGTCCCCAAACCGCCGAAAGTCCCGCCAGGAAACAGTCGGTTAGCTTTGGTTCGTGGACTCCGGGGCATATTACCAGTCTCATAGTTCGTCAAGAAAGTTAATATAGTTCGCAACATAACTTTATCATATGCCTACTATATCATATACTACCCCTGGGGATAGGGTGTTAAACTTATAATAGAGTGAAGTTTGAAGAGTATCCCCCCAAGTTAAAAGCTGGGAACGCTCCAAACCCTATTAATCTGAGGCAAGGTGAGGGAGTCTTAAGAAAACATAAAACTTATCCCCCCCGGCCCCATTCCCTGTCAAGCTTAGCAAAGCCTGATTCTAGTTTTAAGCAGTTCTGTATTTAGATTTAACTTTTCTGGCGGCGTCGAAGCCGACCCCACAAAAGCTTAAAGAAACAGGACTGTGAAAATTAGAGACCTGCCAGCTTAGCTGCCCGACGAATTTCCGGTCAGGGTCAATCGATTTTAGATTTGAGATTTTAGATTTTAGATTGACCCCACGGATAAATGCTCTTTCTTGAGGATTTTCGATTTGGGATTGATTCCACGGATCGATCGCGTGGCGGGTACCATCAAGAAATTCTTGGTCAAAAAACCCACTTAGGACTGATGCTCATCAATCCGGTTTCTAGGATAAATAAGAGGTTTGACCGGGAAGTATGGGCGCACAAACCGGGAATCAGCCCCGCGCACGTCAGTCGTGCGATCGCAAACAATGAAAAATCTCCCTTTCACCCTTCATCCTGTCTGGATCTCTTAGAATAAATAAAATTGAGGAATACAAAGTGGTTGCTTCTCCAGAAAAAATCGATTTCAAAACATCTGCGGCACCCGCAAGTAACGATCGGGTTGCTGTATTGCTGATGGGTTACGGCGAAGTTGAAAGCTACGACGATTTTGCCAACTACAACGAACAAGCTTTAAACTTGCTTACGGCAAAGTTTGCGCCAGTACCGCTTTGGATTTATCCGCCGCTGGCGAAGATTTTAGCAATCTTTGACTTGCACGAGTGGAGTCACCAACACGGTCAATTCGTTTCGCCGCACAATGCAATTTTTGAACAGCAGCGCGCCGGGATTGAAAAGAATTTACAGGAGAAATGGGGCGATAAAGTAAAAGTGTTCAAAGCTTTTAACTTTTGCGCGCCGTTTTTGCCGGAACAAGTAATTCCGCAAATTAAAGCAGAAGGATTTGACAAAATTCTGATTTATCCCTTGCTGGTAGTTGATTCTGTTTTCACCAGCGGCATTGCAGTCGAACAGGTGAATAAGGCTTTAGCACAAACCTTTGATGGTAAGGAACATTGGGTAAAAGGACAGCGCTACATTCCTTCTTTTTACGATGAACCTGCTTACATCCAGCTAATGGCGGATTTGGTGGAAGAGGAAATTAAGAACGATTTAGCTGTAGCGCATTTGCCTTCTCAGATTGGAATTGTGCTGATGAATCACGGTTGTCCGCACAAAGCGAAGGGCTTTACTTCGGGGATTGTGGAAAGTCAAGCTTTGTACGATCGCGTGCGGGAACGTTTGATGTATCGCTATCCTTTGATTTCGGTGGGTTGGCTGAATCACGACACGCCGCTGATTGAATGGACGCAGCCGGATGCGACGTTGGCTGCGAAGAATTTGATCGATTTGGGTGCAACTGCGATCGTCTTTATGCCGATCGGATTTGCGACAGAAAATCACGAAACATTGTTAGATGTTGACCACGTGATTGAGTCTTTGCAGAAACAGCGTAAAGGAGTTACTTACCGCAAATTGCCTTGCGTTAACGACCATCCAGAGTTTCTGAAAATGGCGGCCGAGTGGGCAAATCCGCAGATTGAAGCGTTGTTGAGTGAGACTGCGGTTGCTGTTAATCCGAGTTTGGCTTCCGCGCACCGCGAGCACAGCCATTCTCACGGGGAACACGGTCATTCTCACGGGGAACACGGGCATTCTCATGGCGGGCACGGTCATTCTCACGGGCACGGTCATTCTCATGGCGGGCACGGGCATTCTCACGAAGGGCACGGGCATTCTCACGGGGGGCACGGGCACAGTCACTAATTGAGTCGTTGGGTGGGGGCGGGTTTATTATATTGTTGGTTTCCAACATAGATGGCTGGTAAAACCCGCCCCTACGATGCCCTGTAGGGGCGGGTTTTACAGATAATATTTGAGCCTCACAAACAATCTAGATAAACCCGCCCCGGCTATACTAATTGAGTGCGTCAGTTCAGATTAATTGAGGTCAAAAGTCGATCGTCCTTTGGTGTTTTTAGGGAAAGGGCGATGGCGTCCCGCCCCGCAAGCTACGGCTTTTTTATCAAATTTTCTGTGCTTGTCAAACATCCGCTCAGTCGCTACACTGTATATACTCTGTATATACATTCTCTGAGAAAGAGTAAATTCCTCAGAGTGATATCACTAACTAGAGGTTCAGGCTATGGTTGGGACGATCGCAAAATGGGGAAACAGTCTTGCTATTCGGATTCCACAGAATTTAGCTAAAAAGATTAACTTGGTTGAGGGTTCCGAAGTGAAGCTTATCTTGATAGATGGCAAGCTGACAATCGAGCCTATCGTTCGTCGGCGGTATTCGCTTGAGGAGCTGATCGAAGCAATGACGCCAGAGAATCTTCATACTGAGATTGATACTGGAGTTGCTGTGGGGAACGAAGTTTGGTGACACAATCAAATCCCTACATTCCGAGTCGAGGCGATATCGTTTATTTAGACTTTGACCCAACTAAGGGACACGAGCAAAAAGGACTTAGACCTGCTTTTGTGCTGTCGCCTCGCTCCTACAACGAGAAAAGCTCCTTAGCTCTATTTATGCCGATTACAAAACAACAAAAAGGGTATCCTTTTGAAGTTATCCTACCCACTGGATTAACAGTTCAGGGCGTAATTCTTGCAGATCAAATTAAGTGTTTAGACTGGAAAGCTCGCGGTATTCGATTGGTTGAGTCGGTATCTCAAGATGTAATTGAAGAGGTGCAAGCTAAAATAGAGCCGTTGTTATTCTAAAAGCATGGAGTTCACGGGGCTGCGGAAATCAGACGATCGCGCTTTTCCTGAAATTACCTATGTGCGCGGCGCTAGCGGCGAACTCGTACCCGTTTTGCGCGGCACTCGCTTGCGCGTGCAAACAGTAGTCATTGCAGCCCATAAATGGGGTTTTTCGCCAAACCAAATTGCCACTGAGTATGATTTAAGTGAAGCTCAAGTGAACGATGTTTTCGCTTTTTATGCAGCCCACTCTCAGGAAATAGATGCCTCTATTGCTGCTGAGCGAATTATCGAAGCTGCCAATTTGTAAATCGCTATTGCATCTGGATATCGATTATGACCATCAAAGAACAACTTCTCCAAACCATTGAAACACTGCCGGATGACTTGCTAGCACAAACGCTGCAATTCGTCCAAACCCTTCAACATCCCATTCACAAAACTCCAGGAATTTGTGGCGGTGCAGCGCGAATTCGCGA of Oscillatoria nigro-viridis PCC 7112 contains these proteins:
- a CDS encoding glycosyltransferase family 2 protein → MQVMNSQKVSVIIPAFNAADTLAETVASVLNGTHKNLEILIVDDCSTDATEKVAAKLVEQDSRIQYFRNPQNYGVSKSRNLMIYRATGEYVAFIDSDDTWEPNKLEVCLKMLADNPEVKAVAHALRYLDKHGKKLSYIPTYPTTKAEMQAIKETGESPWVFPSSVVVDRSILVEEGGFAEDWQVGEDTELFTKLAQKYGLLAATEPLGNYRIRGNSLTDKHWLKKRIASDCVKENQLRRLRGEKELSLQEYEELCFKNLPLLQRLNKFREVLAMHYMRKLGQSWLNREVLPTIVYGVATTLLNPQATVHKWKWMKTHEKLSHQTAEGISHSPQLNRERSSEIGGLP
- the ggt gene encoding gamma-glutamyltransferase, which translates into the protein MLPKFSSKVQISTCCLTVLVLGGCQQQLQPNLQQQRSKQGMAVSAHPLASAAGLALLQQGGNAVDAAAATALAISVVEPFSAGIGGGGFLLLRRAETGTVQALDFRERAPKRAARDMYLDKQGKVRPRASLDGHLAAGIPGTVAGLYTVHREYGKLPWAAVVAPAIALAEKGFPVSSRFTTATGRRQDVFKKNRAAREVFTRGGILYQPGELLVQRDLARTLRQIAQNPQSFYTGEIARAIAADMAKNGGIITLEDLKNYTPIWRNPVCGNFRTYEICAMSPPSSGGVHLLQILNILGDTDLKRLGRQSPDTLHLLAESMRIAYADRAEYLGDPDFVSVPVKALTSSNYVKLRRSQIQMSKARPSSEVKAVDAETLSRLLWESPETTHLTVVDKERNVVSLTFTVNGGFGAGVVAAGTGILLNNEMDDFAAAPGVPNLFGLVGSEANSIAPGKTPLSSMTPVIVTENGKFRLAAGAPGGSTIITTVLQIVLNVLVYDMNVGDAVSAPRVHHQWQPDRLMVERGGFEAATLSELRRRGHLIVEGDGWGNANAIVLTADGWLEAAADRRGEGEARGF
- a CDS encoding choice-of-anchor L family PEP-CTERM protein translates to MIITHKNAALTATLTTALSLLAAPAMAFSVGATNNIETLKNNLLGAKTAGLSNFSVSITGNSAAFGTFTNDPFGLSSGVVLSTGKVADIPGKNRKDNFTTKDSDLNTDFGAKGEQGDLTQLNLSFFADSTVQKLFFEYVFASEEFPEFGGSQYNDDFELLLNGTNLAKLSDGKTVTINNLVPDPYNRSKDHPDYIDNPSLTGIAANIVKLDGFTKVLGFEGLLKQNQTNVLSIRIKDVGDGNLDSAVFIKGGSVGTVQPEPVPEPMTVGGLMAGGAMLAAGRKLRTRHSGSN
- a CDS encoding pentapeptide repeat-containing protein, giving the protein MNDLDQYYKVLGLLPGASREEITQAYKDLAFIWHPDRIPKDNPRLLQKAEEKIKEINQAREQLRSIQPRGQNQNVQHKHTQHKHTQHQNTQQQNAQYRNTQQQNTQYRNTQQQNTQYRNTQQQNTQQQNTQYRNTQQQNTQQQNAQYRNTQQQNTQQQNSQQQNSQQPHTQYRNTQQPHTQQPHTQQPHTQYQNTQYQNTQQPYTQYQNNQYRNSQYPNTQHQNSQPPPANPKEPRYSSEPSSGKYAGNYAGNYGGNPAGPYSDASRYQSQPPPSQSYRQAGPQAPDLSGSNFKGASLKEKDFSGRNLSNANLSEADLSDAFLHNVNLTGANLYQANLFRANLLGACLINANLRESNLIGADLSGADLSGADLTGAKIGYGDRVMVKLTRTTLTGTILPDGTVHS
- a CDS encoding alpha/beta fold hydrolase, yielding MSFISIRGVEHYYEWITADNSAGHSGKPVMVFLHGWAGSARYWESTARAIADDFDCLLYDMRGFGRSPLPKEPPESSYELETYARDLAELLESLNLSRVFLNAHSTGASIATLFLNLYPEKVEKAILTCSGIFEYDEKAFTTFHKFGGYVVKFRPSWLASIPFADRLFMARFLRRSLPREVSLGFLKDFLMADEQAAIGTMVTAVSKRAAEEMPQEFARLSVPTLLVAGEFDQIIPAIMGEQAASLSKKVEFVIIPNTAHFPMLEDAATYLQRIREFLPAAA
- a CDS encoding DUF3120 domain-containing protein; translation: MFNLNLVSSAIAPIATIARLDNPVTSGTTNSIKQWLIFSASAFLVSIPVFVQAPLVRLYPTISLLSTIPWFVLSLILIFRPKTQLWGDLLLGFAGCWLAGSIYWGWFRWEPILHLPIEAIGLPFAIWCLGKSWGKVGSYFYLGSLLGTAITDLYFYLTGLMPYWRQVMHAEPELAMPIFQSAIGQIETPWGIGCALVLIAVLLTVGLLSLRDRELHWRAFSGAVLSTLLVDGLFWLAASAA
- a CDS encoding ferrochelatase, with the protein product MVASPEKIDFKTSAAPASNDRVAVLLMGYGEVESYDDFANYNEQALNLLTAKFAPVPLWIYPPLAKILAIFDLHEWSHQHGQFVSPHNAIFEQQRAGIEKNLQEKWGDKVKVFKAFNFCAPFLPEQVIPQIKAEGFDKILIYPLLVVDSVFTSGIAVEQVNKALAQTFDGKEHWVKGQRYIPSFYDEPAYIQLMADLVEEEIKNDLAVAHLPSQIGIVLMNHGCPHKAKGFTSGIVESQALYDRVRERLMYRYPLISVGWLNHDTPLIEWTQPDATLAAKNLIDLGATAIVFMPIGFATENHETLLDVDHVIESLQKQRKGVTYRKLPCVNDHPEFLKMAAEWANPQIEALLSETAVAVNPSLASAHREHSHSHGEHGHSHGEHGHSHGGHGHSHGHGHSHGGHGHSHEGHGHSHGGHGHSH